One Prunus dulcis chromosome 7, ALMONDv2, whole genome shotgun sequence DNA segment encodes these proteins:
- the LOC117634306 gene encoding protein phosphatase 1 regulatory inhibitor subunit PPP1R7 homolog has protein sequence MDDQTGAPPPAPNSEGYDDPTMEDDPSSTVLDLTSFQLHDLDSIELPPSLTELDVTANRLTSLDTRIATLSSLKKLSLRQNLIEDAAVEPISRWDALSGIEELVLSDNKLTKIPDVTIFIKLLVFDVSFNEITSLHGLSKVSSKLKKLYVSKNEVAKIEEIDHLHELLILELGSNRLRVMENLQNMTHLQELWLGRNRIKVVNLCGLKCIKKISLQSNRLTSMTGFEECVALEELYLSHNGISKMEGLSTLVNLHILDVSNNKLTSVNGIENLTMLEDLWLNDNSIDSVEGIAEVVAGSKEKLTTIYLENNPCAKSPNYAAALRQIFPNIQQIDCHIFA, from the exons ATGGACGACCAGACTGGAGCACCGCCACCGGCTCCGAATTCGGAAGGCTACGATGATCCGACAATGGAGGACGATCCTTCCTCGACGGTCCTCGATCTCACCAGCTTCCAACTCCACGATCTGGACTCGATCGAGTTACCACCGAGTCTAACCGAGTTAGACGTGACGGCGAACCGCCTCACCAGCTTGGACACTCGGATTGCAACCCTCTCGAGCCTTAAGAAACTCTCACTCCGCCAAAACCTCATTGAAGACGCCGCCGTTGAGCCGATCTCTCGTTGGGACGCTCTGTCCGGTATCGAG GAGTTGGTGCTCAGCGATAATAAGCTAACGAAAATACCCGATGTTACCATATTCATCAAGCTTTTGGTTTTCGATGTTTCTTTCAACGAGATTACGTCGTTACATGGATTGTCCAAGGTCTCCAGCAAGCTCAAGAAGCTCTATGTTTCCAAAAATGAAGTTGCCAAGATTGAAGAGATTGACCACCTCCATGAGCTTCTAATTCTTGAGCTTGGTTCCAACAGATTACGG GTGATGGAGAATTTGCAGAACATGACACATTTACAAGAGCTGTGGCTTGGGCGGAATCGAATTAAGGTAGTGAATTTGTGTGGGCTGAAATGCATCAAGAAGATTAGCTTACAAAGCAATCGCTTAACTTCTATGACTGGATTCGAG GAGTGTGTTGCTCTAGAGGAATTGTACTTGAGCCATAATGGTATTTCAAAAATGGAAGGCCTCTCAACCTTAGTCAACCTACATATCTTGGATGTATCAAACAATAAGCTAACGTCAGTGAATGGCATTGAAAACCTAACAAT GTTAGAAGACCTGTGGCTTAATGACAACAGCATAGACTCAGTTGAAGGCATTGCTGAGGTTGTTGCTGGTTCAAAAGAGAAGCTCACTACCATTTATCTCGAGAATAATCCATGT GCGAAATCTCCAAACTATGCTGCTGCCTTGAGACAAATCTTCCCAAATATACAGCAAATTGATTGTCATATATTTGCTTAA